A segment of the Chitinophagaceae bacterium genome:
AGACAAACCACGTTTTGCTGCATTGCGCAAGAATCAGAGTATTGAAACAATTACTTATGAAGAGGCAATGGATCTGTTTAAGCTTCCATTAAGTCTTGGTGAATTTGAAGGACAGGAAGTGAGTGTAAATATTGGCCGCTCGGGCCTTATGTAAAGCTGGGTGAACAGTTCATTTCTATTCCAAAAGGCGAAGAGCCGCTGGATATAACCATGGAGCGTGCACTGGAACTGATCAAAGAAAAAACAAACGGCTGATGCTCCTGTTGCACATTTTGAAACCAAACCGGTTACAAAAGGTAAAGGACGTTTCGGACCGTTTATTAAATGGGATGGTCTGTATATCAATGTGCCGAAGCGTTATGATTTTGATAACTTAACTCAATTCGATATCAACGAACTCATTGAGGCGAAGGTTGCCAAAGAAGCCAACCGTTTCATTGTGCGCTGGCCCGATGAAAATATTGCCGTGGAGAATGGACGATGGGGACCCTTCATCCGCTTTGGCAAAAAAATGCTGAAGATTGATAAGAAAGCAGATGGCACCAAATACTCAACCGAAGAAGTAGCCATGATGCCGGTGGAAGAAATCAAGAAGATGATTGAAGTGCAGGTACCCAATGCATTTGCAAAAAAAGGAGCTGCAAAAAAATCTGCAGCGAAGAAAACAGCAACAAAAAAGAAAGCTGCTCCGAAAAAAGCAGCAAAGAAGAAATAGAAAAAAGCAGAGTAATTCTCTGCTTTTTTTTTGTAAATTTAGTGATGGAAAAGAAAGACATCAATCAACTAAAATCAGAAATCTACCGCCAGGTAGAATTAATACAGGATGAAACTGCTCTTCAAATGTTGCAGGAAGCAGCGGAAGCTTTGCAAATTCACAGCAAGACATTGTTGATGAATTAACCCCCCAGCAATTAGCACGTTTGAAGGAATCTATTCAGCAGGTTAAAGAGGGAAAAGTAGTTGACCATGAGACTGTAAAAAGAATGTCAAGAGAATGGCTTTCAAAATAATTTGGTCTGAATCAGCAATCGAAGATTATAGTAAAGTCATTAGTTATTTACTGGAAAGTTTTCCTCTTTTCGTTGCTGAGAATTTTATTCAGATTACAGAATCCAGAATATTTAATTTAGCTGCATTTCCGGAAATGGGTAAGCTATCCAGAAAAATAAATGGTGCAAGAAGTATTGTTCTTACGAAACATAATAAGCTTTACTATAGTATATCAAATGATACAATTGAAATCCTGAACATTTTGATACCCGTCAAAACCCGGAGAAGAATTCTTACGAATAAAAATCGTTCGCCTTTACATTGTTACCTGCAACACTGTATCCTTTGCTGTTATAAAAAATTTTCGTTTAAAACTTGTGTCCTCACTGTTTATCTGCAATGTATAATTCCCCGGCAGATGAATGTTTGATAAATAGAACTCCCCTTTCTCATTTGAAACAGAAGCAATATCAGGAAACTCATAATCGCCTTCAGTGATCATCACAATTGCATTTTCTACAGGACGGTGACCGGCTGTTTGTAAAATTCCTTTTACTGAGTATGTTGTATTCATTGTCCTGGATTTAGATTTACAGTGAACATGGATAAATATTCCTGCAACAAGAAGCAACGGGAAAAAATATCCCGTTGCAGTTTGTGATGAAAGAACCCGCTTTACATACCAAGTGCTTTCCATGCCATGATATTGTTGAATACAGGTGTGGCAATACGTGTAGCAGAGTTACCGCTTGATGCTCCATTGGTATGGATGCCAACACAGTAACGGGTTGTTCCGATCTTAATCCAGACAGGAGCACCGCTTTGTCCGCCCATTGTATCAATATCATAATAAATAACTCTTGATGATACTGATCTTGGTCTTCTTGCCATATACCATTGCTGGTTACCACCTTTATCGCCGGGATATCCGCTAAGGTTTAAGGTTGATGATAATAAAAATGCATCATTGCGTACTGCATATCCAAAATAACCTGTCCTGTCACCAAGCCTGCTGTTGGCAGGTAAGATGATAGCGCCATAATCAAAGTCCCTGTTTTTGCTTTGTGTCCATCCCTGTACACTTCTTAAATTACTGCTGGTACCAGAACCATATGGCCTGGATGCATCATTCATCCCCGGAATTACTTCAATATTCCTTGCCCATCCACCATGATCATGCATATAAACACAATGCCCTGCAGTTATTACAGTACGTGGCGAAACAAGCCAGCCTGTGCCAATCCACCTGGTTCCGTCCTTTGCAGTAATGCGTAAAGCGCATACAGCCCGCCAGGGAAATACAGTAGTTGTATTGATTCTTACTCTGTCATCTGTCCCAATAATTACTTCTCTGAGGTTTTCATTCCGGGGCATCAACTCTGAGTAACTGGCAAAAAATGCTTCTTTTGGCTGACTTTCTAAAGTTGGAATCTCAACACCTGATTCTTCAAATGTATCTGATACTTCAGCCGCTTCAACAGCAGCCACGTTGGTAACTTCCCTGTCTGCTTCCTGTTGATTCAATAATTTAAATCCTTCAACTTCTTCCAGTTCTGTATTTGCACCCTCAGGTGTAAATGCAGATTTAATTAAATTTTCAGCCCCCATTGGAGGATTCTCTGTCATTGTTCCCATTTCGGAATGGTGTCCGTTACCATTTCTTTCAGATAAGGTCTTAGGTTTCATACTATCAATATTTAAAAATGAAAAATGAACTGTTACTAAAACAGGAAGCATAAGAAAACTACAGTATCATAATTGAAAGTGTACAGCACTGCCGGTAACCTGTGTTGCTCAGTAAACGAATGAAATTACCGTTCACTCTGCAAAACAACAGGTGTAGTGTTTATGATTAAATCAATTATGAAATGCTTTAACAAACAGATCCGTAGCTGAAGATGTTACTCAGTTAAAGTTTGTTACCGGGAAATTCTGGCAGGCAGGAAGATGGGTGAATGATATCCTCGGCAACCAATGGTGTGAAATATGTTCTTAACTGAGCGGAAGGTTGAAATGCCATTCAATAAAACGGACTGCCTGTTCTTGTTCTCTTACTAACCAGTCTTACTAACCATCAGATACAAGTTAGAAACTTTTTTTGCAGAATGCAATCGTAAACTTTCGTTTTTTTGCTCCTGATATTTTTTATCAATGACGTTTCTATTAAATCCGTTAAAAAGGTTGTAGAAAAACCAGCAGGGATATATTTAAACTTTTAAGAGCAGCCGCAGGATTGAAAAAGAGCGATGGTTCCTGTTAAGTTATTTTCAAAAGGTAATGAAATAAAAAACCCGGCATGTTTTAATACCGGGTTTGCAATTATTGAACAAATCATTATTTCAATTTTGCCAATGCTTCTTTAATACGCTTGTACGCCTCTTCAATTTTTTCCAAACTGTTGGCAAATGATAAGCGGATACATTCTGGTGATCCAAATGCACGGCCGGTAACGGTTGATACA
Coding sequences within it:
- a CDS encoding type II toxin-antitoxin system RelE/ParE family toxin, with the protein product MAFKIIWSESAIEDYSKVISYLLESFPLFVAENFIQITESRIFNLAAFPEMGKLSRKINGARSIVLTKHNKLYYSISNDTIEILNILIPVKTRRRILTNKNRSPLHCYLQHCILCCYKKFSFKTCVLTVYLQCIIPRQMNV
- a CDS encoding carboxypeptidase regulatory-like domain-containing protein, which gives rise to MNTTYSVKGILQTAGHRPVENAIVMITEGDYEFPDIASVSNEKGEFYLSNIHLPGNYTLQINSEDTSFKRKFFITAKDTVLQVTM
- a CDS encoding serine protease; the encoded protein is MPRNENLREVIIGTDDRVRINTTTVFPWRAVCALRITAKDGTRWIGTGWLVSPRTVITAGHCVYMHDHGGWARNIEVIPGMNDASRPYGSGTSSNLRSVQGWTQSKNRDFDYGAIILPANSRLGDRTGYFGYAVRNDAFLLSSTLNLSGYPGDKGGNQQWYMARRPRSVSSRVIYYDIDTMGGQSGAPVWIKIGTTRYCVGIHTNGASSGNSATRIATPVFNNIMAWKALGM